One Phoenix dactylifera cultivar Barhee BC4 chromosome 14, palm_55x_up_171113_PBpolish2nd_filt_p, whole genome shotgun sequence DNA window includes the following coding sequences:
- the LOC103720524 gene encoding NAC domain-containing protein 104-like produces the protein MGEGTTNLPPGFHFFPSDEELVIHFLYRKAAHLPCHPIIPTIDLLYCDPWDLNGKALQGGNYWYFFTHRAQNRETANGYWKPIGVEEAITGSDHNDVGLKKTLIFYVGEPSEGMKTNWIMHEYHLFDGVLDNASSSGGSSRSLKKRSSPRTESNKWVICRVYESSCSSQGFHDDGMELSCLDEVFLSLDDLDEVSLPN, from the exons ATGGGAGAAGGAACCACAAACCTCCCACCTGGTTTCCACTTCTTCCCTTCCGATGAAGAGCTTGTCATCCATTTCCTCTATCGCAAGGCGGCTCACCTTCCATGCCATCCCATCATCCCAACCATTGATCTCCTCTATTGTGATCCATGGGATCTTAATG GTAAAGCTCTTCAAGGAGGTAACTACTGGTATTTCTTCACCCATAGGGCCCAAAATAGGGAGACTGCCAATGGTTACTGGAAACCTATCGGCGTCGAGGAGGCCATTACTGGCAGTGACCATAATGATGTTGGCTTGAAGAAGACTCTCATATTTTATGTTGGAGAGCCTTCCGAGGGAATGAAAACCAATTGGATAATGCATGAGTACCATCTATTTGATGGTGTTCTTGATAATGCCAGTAGTAGTGGTGGTAGCAGCAGGTCTCTGAAGAAGAGAAGCAGCCCGAGAACT GAATCCAACAAGTGGGTCATATGTCGAGTTTATGAATCGAGCTGCAGTTCGCAGGGCTTCCATGACGACGGGATGGAGCTTTCATGCTTGGATGAAGTTTTCTTATCACTGGATGATCTTGATGAAGTAAGCTTGCCAAATTAG